In Candidatus Dadabacteria bacterium, a single genomic region encodes these proteins:
- the bamA gene encoding outer membrane protein assembly factor BamA: MRNSFLLYLAVFLLLAAFSISDSMAQNRPAGIENPPSFKGTVAEVVVSGNRRTETSLIDLNIETKQGDKYSPQAVKEDLKRIYKLDFFQQVLVDVKPIEGGLRVEFIVEENPILADIKLSGNDKLKEDDIKEALAFREGRIVSLRKITEGREIILALASEKGLVGTEIEYEIEPRGDGVVDVVYRIDEGERKYIKQVEFVGNSKIETKKIKKNIYSKPKYFFSFITKRGLFKIEEIKRDSDRIKAVYIDKGYLDIKVSEPAVRYDEEKDGYVVSFSIEEGSQYKVSVITFSGELAEEQDEIRPDLGLSPDSVFSSFTLQSDIGKITDFYGDKGYAFANVTPDVRLDKENSFVSIDYSIEKGEEVYIRNINILDNTRTRDQVVRRELSLEEQSLYSVSKLRAARYETARLGYFEDNVEVLTHRVEGTDDLLDVDIKVEERPTGFFSLGGGVSSVENFLFAGQIQESNLFGYGKTLSLDAQVGGVTKVLSLNYQDPYFLGTNWLLDISMYTHDRDYRDFERAAKGISVGVGRRIKRYFQVRVFQEFSKQDVHNVRGDALFVLSETERTVVSTGVGVSWDKRNNYLDPTKGFLLSTAVEYAGLFAGNTDFIKYNATAKSWIPFWKDTYFATKANYGLLHLIDAGDDLVVEERFFLGGPNTLRGFRYRRVGPRRPTDTGGYVIIGGVSQVLGSIDFVVPLSKTVGLKAVAFFDIGNSFDKGEFSFNPSDLRKDAGFGLRWISPLGPMKLDIGFPIGDRLRDEEKYEVQFTVGNLF; this comes from the coding sequence CCCGCAGGCTGTAAAAGAGGACCTGAAGAGAATATACAAGCTTGATTTCTTCCAGCAGGTTCTTGTTGACGTCAAGCCAATTGAAGGTGGTCTCAGGGTTGAGTTTATCGTTGAAGAGAACCCCATACTTGCCGATATCAAGCTTTCAGGAAACGACAAGCTTAAGGAAGATGACATAAAGGAGGCGCTGGCATTCAGGGAAGGGCGTATCGTCAGTCTGAGGAAGATAACGGAAGGCAGGGAAATAATACTTGCCCTCGCTTCCGAGAAGGGTCTGGTTGGAACCGAGATTGAGTATGAGATCGAACCCAGGGGGGATGGCGTGGTGGATGTTGTATACCGAATCGACGAGGGGGAGAGAAAGTACATAAAGCAGGTCGAATTTGTCGGAAACAGCAAGATTGAAACGAAGAAAATCAAAAAGAATATCTATTCAAAGCCCAAGTATTTCTTCTCTTTCATAACGAAAAGGGGTCTTTTCAAGATTGAGGAGATAAAAAGGGATTCTGACAGGATAAAAGCGGTCTACATAGATAAGGGGTATCTTGACATAAAGGTGTCTGAACCTGCGGTACGTTACGATGAGGAAAAAGACGGCTACGTGGTCAGCTTCTCTATAGAGGAGGGGTCCCAGTACAAGGTGTCCGTGATAACGTTCTCCGGGGAACTTGCCGAGGAGCAGGACGAAATACGCCCTGATCTCGGACTTTCTCCCGACTCCGTTTTCAGCAGCTTCACGCTTCAGTCCGACATCGGGAAAATAACCGATTTTTACGGGGACAAGGGATATGCCTTTGCGAACGTGACCCCGGATGTGCGCCTCGACAAGGAAAACAGCTTCGTCAGCATTGATTACTCGATTGAAAAAGGCGAGGAAGTATACATAAGAAACATAAATATTCTGGACAACACCAGAACGAGAGACCAGGTTGTAAGAAGAGAACTTTCACTTGAGGAACAGAGCCTGTACAGCGTTTCAAAACTGAGAGCGGCGCGCTATGAGACCGCTCGCCTCGGTTACTTTGAGGACAACGTTGAGGTGCTGACCCACAGGGTTGAGGGAACGGACGATCTTCTGGATGTCGACATAAAGGTTGAGGAGCGTCCGACCGGATTTTTCAGCCTCGGCGGCGGAGTGAGTTCCGTTGAGAATTTCCTTTTCGCGGGCCAGATACAGGAGTCCAATCTTTTCGGGTACGGAAAGACCCTTTCCCTTGATGCGCAGGTCGGCGGCGTGACCAAGGTTCTCAGTCTCAACTATCAGGACCCTTATTTTCTCGGCACCAACTGGCTTCTGGATATCAGTATGTATACACATGACAGGGATTACAGGGATTTTGAGAGGGCGGCCAAGGGTATCTCCGTGGGAGTGGGAAGAAGAATAAAGAGATATTTCCAGGTGCGGGTCTTCCAGGAATTCTCAAAGCAGGACGTGCACAATGTCCGGGGAGACGCGCTGTTTGTCCTCTCTGAAACCGAGAGAACCGTGGTTTCCACCGGAGTGGGGGTGTCCTGGGATAAAAGAAACAACTATCTTGATCCCACAAAGGGTTTCCTTCTGAGTACGGCGGTTGAGTACGCCGGGCTTTTTGCGGGCAACACCGACTTTATAAAATATAACGCCACGGCCAAGTCCTGGATTCCGTTCTGGAAAGACACGTATTTTGCCACAAAGGCGAATTACGGGCTCCTGCATCTCATAGATGCCGGCGATGATCTTGTTGTTGAGGAGAGATTTTTTCTCGGCGGTCCCAACACACTGAGAGGCTTCCGCTACAGGAGAGTGGGTCCCAGAAGGCCGACCGACACTGGAGGTTATGTAATAATCGGAGGTGTTTCCCAGGTTCTGGGGTCTATTGACTTTGTTGTTCCCTTAAGCAAGACTGTCGGGCTTAAGGCCGTAGCCTTTTTTGATATAGGCAATTCTTTTGATAAAGGTGAATTCAGCTTCAATCCTTCGGACCTCAGGAAGGATGCCGGTTTCGGTCTCAGGTGGATATCTCCCTTGGGACCAATGAAGCTTGATATAGGCTTCCCGATAGGCGACAGGCTTCGGGATGAGGAGAAGTATGAAGTACAGTTTACGGTTGGCAATTTGTTCTGA